Part of the Verrucomicrobiia bacterium genome, TATGTTAAAGTCGGGCCAAAAGAATTGAACCACATCCTCTCAATCCAGGGAACGCCACAAATACCATGCGGCGAACGAACGATACGGACGCCATTTTTCGCCGTGCTTCAATAGTTCGGCAGCGCTGGGCAAATCTTTTAGATTGTACGTAACCGCAAAACCCTTGCGCACGCCGTAATCCGTCACCGGCAAAATATCCTGCCGGCCCAGCTTGAACATCAGCAGCATCTCAACGGTCCACGGGCCAACGCCGCGAATGGTGGTAAGTCGCTCGATGATGGCGGCATCTTCCATCCGTGCAATCGCGCGCGAGGTGGGAACCACGCCGCCGAGAGTTTTGGCGGCGATGTCTTTGATCGCGGCAATCTTGGCGCGCGACAATCCGGCTCCGCGCAATTTTTCATCGGAGGTGGCGATCAAATCCTCGGGAGACGGAAAGCGTTTGCCGGGATAAAGCGCTTTCACGCGGCCAAAAATCGTCGCGGCGGCTGTGCCGTTGAGCTGTTGATGCGTCACTGAACGCACAAGGGCTTCAAAAGGACTGCGGCGTTTGTCGGGTTTCCACAGGCAGGGGCCGATTTTTTTTATCAGGCGCGCGAGAACCTTGTCGGCCTGGGAAAGATGTTGGATGGCGGCTTCGCTCACGGAAAACTTTCAGGGCTTCAAAGTTTTGATCGTTTCCACGCGCGTGATGAGCCACGAGCCGCCATCGCTTTTTTTCAAAGTGAATTTAAGTTCCTGCACGATCAAGTCACTCTCAGTGGAGACTTTGGCCTTCAATGTCAGGTCCACCAGCGCCGAGTCATTTCCCGCGCCCATCTCAATGTTCATGTCCAAAAACTCGGCCTTGAGACCACCGGCAAAACGCTTGGTCAGAGCCGCGGCCTGCATCAGTTCTTCGCGATTGCTAAAAGTGTGGGATTCGTAACCGGGAATATCCACGACCACTTGCACGTCCCGCGCGAACAATGTTCCGAGCCGTTCCACATTGGCCATGCGGCTGAGGTTGCCGTCACTCGGCGAAAATGAAGCGAGCCGCGCGACTTTATTAAGGTGATTGCGGACGGCTTGTTGGGGATTGGGAAAGAGAACCGTGTAAAGCCAGAAACCGGCGCCGACAGCAATCAGCAGCACCACGAGCGAAAAAACTTTTTTCATAGCAAAGCTGCCGCGGCAATCCCCAATTTATGTTGCTCCTGGCAACAGAATTTTCCCAATGATGCGTTCACGTTGCGCAGCGCCTTTTTCGTGGTACTCGAAGGGCATGGAACGATTATCGCCGACGACGTAATATTCCCGGGGGCCAAGCTGCTTAGGCGGCGACTCCCAATCGGTGCTCGGAAATTTGAGATACGGTTCATCAAGTGGCTTGCCATTAATGTAGATAGTGCCGCCGGAAAAAGCAATGGATTCACCCGGCATCCCGACGATGCGCTTCACATACATGACGTGATTTCCCGAAAAACGGATGCCCACGACATCGCCCCGCTTTGGCTCGCTGCGAAGATAGGCAAGGCGATTGATGAAGTTGATCTGGCCGTTGCGATAGGTCGGATACATGCTCGGGCCGGTGATGCGGACCGGGTAGAGCACGAAGCTGAAAATTAAAAATGCCACCAGCGCGAAACCAATCAATAGGCCCAGCCTTATCAAGGTCCGGTCCGGGCGCCGGCCGATAACGATGGCCAGCAGCCACCCTGAAATTCCCCTCGTGTTTGTTTCGCCTGCCATAGTAGCCTGACTCAATGCCAGCGCCTAAGATAGCTAACCGTGAATCCCGCCAAAAGCAAGCCGCCATATAAGTAATATGTCAGTTTGAACTGATACATTTCCCGCCGGAAAGTGTTTATTGTTTCGCCGGATTCAATTTGCGTTTAGTGTGAGCCGATATGCGAATGATCGGTCATGTGGACGGGGAAGCGAAGGCGCGCACGTTCAGCGATTACCTGTACGCGCAGGGAATCGAGAATCAAATCGAAGCGGAAAAAGAAAATTCGTGGTCCGTGTGGATCCACGCCGAGGAGCAACTGGCCCAGTCTCGCGAATTATTGCAGCGGTTCACCGAACAACCTTCCGACCCAGTCTTCCAGACGGTTGCCCGCGGCGCGAAGGGTTTGCGCGATCAGAAACAGAAGGAGCAAGCCGCGTGGGAAAAGCGTCTCAAACAGCGCCGGGATCTTTTTCGTCCCATGGCGGCTTACGGATTTGGCCCGGTGACGTTCATTCTTATCGTCATGTGCGTGATCGTGATGATTGCCAGTTATACTCGCGGCAGTTTTGTTTTGAATGCGCTGACGATCAGTGAACAGGACATCGTTGATGCCCACGTCATTGGGATTTGGGCGGCGCTCCACGAACGGCTTCAATTAATCACGGTGGTGCTGCCGGAAATCCGGCATGGACAAATCTGGCGATTGGTCACACCGATTTTTATTCACTTCGGCATCCTGCACATTTTTTTCAACATGCTTTGGCTGCGCGATCTGGGCAGCATGGTCGAAGGGCGGCAAAGCAGTTTGGTATTGGTGGCGCTGGTTTTGGGGATCGCGATTCTTTCCAATCTTGCGCAATACTTCGTCAGCGGAATCGGATTTGGCGGGATGTCGGGGGTCGTTTACGGACTGCTCGGGTATATTTGGATAAGAGGAAAATTGGACCCCGGTTCGGGACTTTTTTTGCATCCAAGCACGGTGACCTTGATGCTGATTTGGTTTGTGGCTTGTTACACCGGACTGCTTGGCTCGGTTGCCAATACCTGCCATGCGGCTGGTCTGCTGGCCGGGATGGCGTGGGGTTATCTATCGAGTCTGCGCCATAACCCGGGCGGGCGGCGCTGATCTTTGGCGGCCAAGGAACTGGCTCAGAACGAGACAGTCACTGGAAACATTTTGAGGCAGACGGCGGACTTTAATTGAGCGATGGTTGCCATCAGCCGCGGCAACAGATTGCCACGGACACCATCGGCCCGCTTTGGCCTGCGCGCCAAATTGCCTTAGCGGCTGGAATCGCGGTTCACCAACTGGTTAAGCCAGTGGAAAGCCGGTTGCTTGGATTGCTTCCAATCATTCGCCGGGGCATGGACTTGCATACGCAAGGTCTGACCGGGAGTGACGGTGTTAACTTGCCAGAGTTCGCGCCAGTTGCGCAACGGATGGAGTGGTTCAGGACTAATTTTCATAATT contains:
- a CDS encoding rhomboid family intramembrane serine protease — its product is MRMIGHVDGEAKARTFSDYLYAQGIENQIEAEKENSWSVWIHAEEQLAQSRELLQRFTEQPSDPVFQTVARGAKGLRDQKQKEQAAWEKRLKQRRDLFRPMAAYGFGPVTFILIVMCVIVMIASYTRGSFVLNALTISEQDIVDAHVIGIWAALHERLQLITVVLPEIRHGQIWRLVTPIFIHFGILHIFFNMLWLRDLGSMVEGRQSSLVLVALVLGIAILSNLAQYFVSGIGFGGMSGVVYGLLGYIWIRGKLDPGSGLFLHPSTVTLMLIWFVACYTGLLGSVANTCHAAGLLAGMAWGYLSSLRHNPGGRR
- the lepB gene encoding signal peptidase I, encoding MAGETNTRGISGWLLAIVIGRRPDRTLIRLGLLIGFALVAFLIFSFVLYPVRITGPSMYPTYRNGQINFINRLAYLRSEPKRGDVVGIRFSGNHVMYVKRIVGMPGESIAFSGGTIYINGKPLDEPYLKFPSTDWESPPKQLGPREYYVVGDNRSMPFEYHEKGAAQRERIIGKILLPGAT
- a CDS encoding DNA-3-methyladenine glycosylase → MSEAAIQHLSQADKVLARLIKKIGPCLWKPDKRRSPFEALVRSVTHQQLNGTAAATIFGRVKALYPGKRFPSPEDLIATSDEKLRGAGLSRAKIAAIKDIAAKTLGGVVPTSRAIARMEDAAIIERLTTIRGVGPWTVEMLLMFKLGRQDILPVTDYGVRKGFAVTYNLKDLPSAAELLKHGEKWRPYRSFAAWYLWRSLD